The proteins below are encoded in one region of Sminthopsis crassicaudata isolate SCR6 chromosome 1, ASM4859323v1, whole genome shotgun sequence:
- the ADNP2 gene encoding activity-dependent neuroprotector homeobox protein 2 isoform X2 has product MFHSSHRKIQNYPMNILGESKLSRSDVINFTCLKCHFTNTLYYSMKKHVLIAHFNYLITSYFGMRTDEMPEQVKNDSTSLANMIPSSDKYYCKKCNIGASSLDALMYHILTSDTHRDLENRLRSVISEHIKKTGLLKQMHIAPKLSANMAMSPLTSSNAPALTAAASTCIQLALPQNNQNQTLVQSQAVTVASSASGTLTHSAPVASQSHVTLVSSPLPVGQNNIALQASVPQPVFVSHGLPLNQPVSPTVLPLNQAVGPVNKSVGAGVLPINQTIHPGLLPLNQSVGPINRPVGPGVLPINRPIAPNVLPVNQPVASGVIQGVPPRMISMGKTVSSGVLPVSQAVTSGVLPVSQSVTSGVLPVSQTVTSGVLPVSQTVTSGVLPVGQTVASGVLPMGQKVSGVLPVSQAVPSGVLPVGQAVPSGVLQLNQSVMPGVLPVSQAVRPGVLHLNQPVTPGVLPVNQPVRPNVSQNAAFLTAGSILRQLIPTGKQVNGIPTYTLAPVSVTLPVPPGGVANVTPPQMPIQLMQSNAATQISHSPAGAPSPPIVVSTSQNMIVQASSSTPETSQPVNLKQAKQWKTCPVCNELFPSNVYQVHMEVAHKHNGSRSSEKLEPEKLAACAPFLRWMKEKSLRCISCKCLISEEELMHHLLMHGLGCLFCKYTFHNIRSLSDHNRTVHLGKKRLSVDYSNRGFQVDNDANGDLIFPHIDFITMLPKEELGEREVYLAILAGMYSKTVVPIYIKVRPQTLEEHSNPGKQVSTCPFCLGTFVTTEKYEIHLKERHHVMPTVHTFLKTPAFKCIHCCGVYTGKMTLTAITVHLLRCRSAPKVSSSDLQIQPDLSEKELPLVNGEIHDSVFPVKRKLPDLCSGAEDQRDKEEPLIIDNDITSVSEKAVNVPSKKQKNESRTEGPLINDDALHILALNPQKYEDRSYEEKKQFLKDYFHKRPYPSKKEIELLSSLLWVWKIDVASFFGKRRYTCLRAIKNYKPSVLLGFDMSELKNVKHRLHFECETQTL; this is encoded by the coding sequence ATGTTTCATTCTTCTCACCGGAAAATTCAGAATTACCCCATGAATATTTTGGGTGAATCTAAATTATCCAGGAGTGATGTGATAAACTTCACATGCTTAAAATGCCATTTTACAAACACTTTGTACTACAGCATGAAGAAACATGTACTCATAGCACATTTTAATTACTTGATTACCTCCTACTTTGGCATGAGAACTGATGAAATGCCTGAGCAAGTGAAAAATGACAGCACTTCACTTGCCAATATGATTCCATCTTCTGACAAGTACTATTGTAAAAAATGTAACATAGGTGCCAGCAGCCTGGATGCTTTAATGTATCATATTTTGACATCAGATACTCATAGAGATTTGGAAAATAGGCTCAGATCTGTAATTTCAGAGCATATTAAAAAAACAGGACTTCTTAAGCAAATGCACATTGCTCCTAAACTTTCTGCAAATATGGCCATGTCTCCTTTAACTAGCAGCAATGCTCCAGCACTAACAGCTGCTGCTTCCACTTGCATTCAGCTTGCCTTGccacaaaataatcaaaaccaAACTCTGGTACAGTCACAGGCGGTAACTGTGGCCTCAAGTGCCTCTGGGACTCTTACCCATAGTGCCCCTGTTGCTTCCCAATCACACGTAACTCTTGTGTCTAGCCCTTTGCCAGTGGGCCAGAACAATATTGCACTTCAGGCATCTGTTCCTCAACCTGTTTTTGTTTCTCATGGCCTCCCACTTAATCAACCTGTGAGTCCTACAGTCCTTCCCTTAAACCAAGCAGTTGGACCTGTCAATAAGTCTGTTGGAGCAGGGGTTCTCCCTATAAACCAAACCATTCACCCAGGACTTTTGCCCCTCAATCAGTCTGTTGGACCTATAAATAGACCTGTTGGACCTGGAGTTCTTCCCATAAATAGACCCATTGCACCTAATGTGCTTCCTGTTAACCAACCTGTTGCATCAGGTGTCATCCAAGGAGTTCCACCAAGGATGATTTCTATGGGTAAGACAGTCTCATCAGGGGTACTCCCTGTAAGTCAGGCAGTCACATCAGGAGTACTCCCTGTGAGCCAGTCAGTCACATCAGGGGTGCTCCCTGTGAGCCAGACAGTCACATCAGGGGTGCTCCCTGTGAGCCAGACAGTCACATCAGGTGTTCTGCCTGTGGGCCAGACGGTAGCATCAGGGGTTCTGCCCATGGGCCAGAAGGTATCGGGGGTACTCCCTGTGAGCCAGGCAGTCCCATCAGGAGTACTCCCTGTGGGCCAGGCAGTCCCATCAGGGGTTCTTCAACTCAATCAGTCTGTTATGCCAGGAGTTCTTCCAGTTAGCCAGGCAGTGCGTCCTGGAGTACTCCATCTCAATCAACCAGTTACACCAGGTGTTCTACCTGTAAATCAGCCAGTCAGACCTAATGTCTCCCAAAATGCCGCTTTCCTAACTGCAGGCTCTATTCTTAGACAGCTAATACCAACAGGGAAACAAGTTAACGGGATACCTACATACACCTTAGCACCAGTTTCAGTTACGTTGCCTGTACCACCTGGTGGTGTAGCAAATGTTACACCACCACAAATGCCAATTCAGCTCATGCAATCTAATGCAGCTACCCAGATATCTCATTCCCCAGCTGGTGCACCTTCTCCTCCCATAGTGGTAAGCACTTCCCAAAATATGATTGTCCAGGCATCTTCATCTACTCCAGAAACAAGCCAACCTGTCAATCTCAAACAAGCTAAACAATGGAAAACTTGCCCAGTTTGCAATGAACTCTTTCCATCTAATGTCTATCAGGTGCACATGGAAGTGGCTCATAAACATAATGGATCAAGATCCAGTGAAAAACTTGAGCCTGAAAAACTTGCAGCATGTGCACCATTTTTAAGatggatgaaagaaaaaagtctgCGCTGTATCTCTTGTAAATGCTTAAtatcagaggaagaactgatgcaTCATTTATTGATGCATGGTTTAGGGTGCTTATTCTGTAAATATACTTTCCATAACATTAGAAGTCTTTCAGATCATAATAGGACTGTGCACCTTGGAAAGAAGAGATTATCTGTGGATTATAGCAACAGAGGTTTCCAGGTAGATAATGATGCTAATGGTGACTTAATATTTCCTCATATTGATTTCATTACCATGTTGCCAAAGGAAGAACTTGGAGAAAGGGAAGTCTATTTGGCAATACTAGCTGGAATGTACTCCAAGACAGTTGTACCGATCTACATTAAAGTGAGACCACAGACTCTTGAGGAACATAGCAATCCTGGAAAACAAGTCAGTACCTGTCCATTTTGCCTTGGTACCTTTGTGACcacagaaaaatatgaaatacatttaaagGAAAGACATCATGTCATGCCAACTGTACATACATTTTTAAAGACTCCTGCTTTCAAGTGCATCCATTGCTGTGGGGTATATACTGGAAAAATGACATTAACTGCAATCACTGTCCATTTGTTACGATGCAGGAGTGCTCCCAAAGTTAGTAGTTCAGATCTTCAGATCCAGCCTGATCTTAGTGAAAAAGAACTGCCATTAGTGAACGGCGAAATACATGATTCTGTTTTTCCTGTCAAGAGAAAACTTCCCGATCTCTGTTCTGGGGCAGAGGACCAAAGGGATAAAGAAGAACCTCTTATCATAGATAATGACAtcacttctgtttctgaaaaagCAGTGAATGTGCcttctaaaaaacaaaagaatgaaagcaGGACTGAAGGTCCACTAATAAATGATGATGCTCTTCATATTCTAGCACTAAATCCCCAGAAGTATGAAGACCGTTCATATGAGGAgaaaaaacagttccttaaaGATTATTTTCATAAGAGGCCATATCCTAGCAAAAAAGAGATAGAACTGTTATcatcccttctctgggtgtggaaaATTGATGTTGCATCCTTTTTTGGGAAAAGAAGATATACCTGCCTAAGagcaataaaaaattacaaaccTTCTGTGCTTTTGGGCTTTGATATGTCAGAACTGAAAAATGTTAAGCACAGATTACACTTTGAGTGTGAAACACAAACCTTATAA
- the ADNP2 gene encoding activity-dependent neuroprotector homeobox protein 2 isoform X1, with the protein MFQIPVENLDNIRKVRKKVKGILVDIGLDSCKELLKDLKDYDPGEKYFYNTSWGDVSPWESSGKRKRYRTKPYCCSLCKYSTKLLSSLKNHLHRYHEDEIDQELVVPCSKCVFASQPKVVEKHFRMFHSSHRKIQNYPMNILGESKLSRSDVINFTCLKCHFTNTLYYSMKKHVLIAHFNYLITSYFGMRTDEMPEQVKNDSTSLANMIPSSDKYYCKKCNIGASSLDALMYHILTSDTHRDLENRLRSVISEHIKKTGLLKQMHIAPKLSANMAMSPLTSSNAPALTAAASTCIQLALPQNNQNQTLVQSQAVTVASSASGTLTHSAPVASQSHVTLVSSPLPVGQNNIALQASVPQPVFVSHGLPLNQPVSPTVLPLNQAVGPVNKSVGAGVLPINQTIHPGLLPLNQSVGPINRPVGPGVLPINRPIAPNVLPVNQPVASGVIQGVPPRMISMGKTVSSGVLPVSQAVTSGVLPVSQSVTSGVLPVSQTVTSGVLPVSQTVTSGVLPVGQTVASGVLPMGQKVSGVLPVSQAVPSGVLPVGQAVPSGVLQLNQSVMPGVLPVSQAVRPGVLHLNQPVTPGVLPVNQPVRPNVSQNAAFLTAGSILRQLIPTGKQVNGIPTYTLAPVSVTLPVPPGGVANVTPPQMPIQLMQSNAATQISHSPAGAPSPPIVVSTSQNMIVQASSSTPETSQPVNLKQAKQWKTCPVCNELFPSNVYQVHMEVAHKHNGSRSSEKLEPEKLAACAPFLRWMKEKSLRCISCKCLISEEELMHHLLMHGLGCLFCKYTFHNIRSLSDHNRTVHLGKKRLSVDYSNRGFQVDNDANGDLIFPHIDFITMLPKEELGEREVYLAILAGMYSKTVVPIYIKVRPQTLEEHSNPGKQVSTCPFCLGTFVTTEKYEIHLKERHHVMPTVHTFLKTPAFKCIHCCGVYTGKMTLTAITVHLLRCRSAPKVSSSDLQIQPDLSEKELPLVNGEIHDSVFPVKRKLPDLCSGAEDQRDKEEPLIIDNDITSVSEKAVNVPSKKQKNESRTEGPLINDDALHILALNPQKYEDRSYEEKKQFLKDYFHKRPYPSKKEIELLSSLLWVWKIDVASFFGKRRYTCLRAIKNYKPSVLLGFDMSELKNVKHRLHFECETQTL; encoded by the exons GACCTTAAAGATTATGATCCTggagagaaatatttttacaatacATCTTGGGGAGATGTTTCCCCTTGGGAATCTTCAGGAAAAAGAAAG AGATATCGAACAAAGCCGTACTGTTGCAGCCTGTGCAAATATTCAACAAAACtactttcttcattgaaaaatcaTTTACATCGTTACCATGAAGATGAAATTGACCAAGAGTTGGTGGTTCCTTGTTCAAAGTGTGTTTTTGCTTCTCAGCCCAAAGTTGTGGAAAAACACTTTCGGATGTTTCATTCTTCTCACCGGAAAATTCAGAATTACCCCATGAATATTTTGGGTGAATCTAAATTATCCAGGAGTGATGTGATAAACTTCACATGCTTAAAATGCCATTTTACAAACACTTTGTACTACAGCATGAAGAAACATGTACTCATAGCACATTTTAATTACTTGATTACCTCCTACTTTGGCATGAGAACTGATGAAATGCCTGAGCAAGTGAAAAATGACAGCACTTCACTTGCCAATATGATTCCATCTTCTGACAAGTACTATTGTAAAAAATGTAACATAGGTGCCAGCAGCCTGGATGCTTTAATGTATCATATTTTGACATCAGATACTCATAGAGATTTGGAAAATAGGCTCAGATCTGTAATTTCAGAGCATATTAAAAAAACAGGACTTCTTAAGCAAATGCACATTGCTCCTAAACTTTCTGCAAATATGGCCATGTCTCCTTTAACTAGCAGCAATGCTCCAGCACTAACAGCTGCTGCTTCCACTTGCATTCAGCTTGCCTTGccacaaaataatcaaaaccaAACTCTGGTACAGTCACAGGCGGTAACTGTGGCCTCAAGTGCCTCTGGGACTCTTACCCATAGTGCCCCTGTTGCTTCCCAATCACACGTAACTCTTGTGTCTAGCCCTTTGCCAGTGGGCCAGAACAATATTGCACTTCAGGCATCTGTTCCTCAACCTGTTTTTGTTTCTCATGGCCTCCCACTTAATCAACCTGTGAGTCCTACAGTCCTTCCCTTAAACCAAGCAGTTGGACCTGTCAATAAGTCTGTTGGAGCAGGGGTTCTCCCTATAAACCAAACCATTCACCCAGGACTTTTGCCCCTCAATCAGTCTGTTGGACCTATAAATAGACCTGTTGGACCTGGAGTTCTTCCCATAAATAGACCCATTGCACCTAATGTGCTTCCTGTTAACCAACCTGTTGCATCAGGTGTCATCCAAGGAGTTCCACCAAGGATGATTTCTATGGGTAAGACAGTCTCATCAGGGGTACTCCCTGTAAGTCAGGCAGTCACATCAGGAGTACTCCCTGTGAGCCAGTCAGTCACATCAGGGGTGCTCCCTGTGAGCCAGACAGTCACATCAGGGGTGCTCCCTGTGAGCCAGACAGTCACATCAGGTGTTCTGCCTGTGGGCCAGACGGTAGCATCAGGGGTTCTGCCCATGGGCCAGAAGGTATCGGGGGTACTCCCTGTGAGCCAGGCAGTCCCATCAGGAGTACTCCCTGTGGGCCAGGCAGTCCCATCAGGGGTTCTTCAACTCAATCAGTCTGTTATGCCAGGAGTTCTTCCAGTTAGCCAGGCAGTGCGTCCTGGAGTACTCCATCTCAATCAACCAGTTACACCAGGTGTTCTACCTGTAAATCAGCCAGTCAGACCTAATGTCTCCCAAAATGCCGCTTTCCTAACTGCAGGCTCTATTCTTAGACAGCTAATACCAACAGGGAAACAAGTTAACGGGATACCTACATACACCTTAGCACCAGTTTCAGTTACGTTGCCTGTACCACCTGGTGGTGTAGCAAATGTTACACCACCACAAATGCCAATTCAGCTCATGCAATCTAATGCAGCTACCCAGATATCTCATTCCCCAGCTGGTGCACCTTCTCCTCCCATAGTGGTAAGCACTTCCCAAAATATGATTGTCCAGGCATCTTCATCTACTCCAGAAACAAGCCAACCTGTCAATCTCAAACAAGCTAAACAATGGAAAACTTGCCCAGTTTGCAATGAACTCTTTCCATCTAATGTCTATCAGGTGCACATGGAAGTGGCTCATAAACATAATGGATCAAGATCCAGTGAAAAACTTGAGCCTGAAAAACTTGCAGCATGTGCACCATTTTTAAGatggatgaaagaaaaaagtctgCGCTGTATCTCTTGTAAATGCTTAAtatcagaggaagaactgatgcaTCATTTATTGATGCATGGTTTAGGGTGCTTATTCTGTAAATATACTTTCCATAACATTAGAAGTCTTTCAGATCATAATAGGACTGTGCACCTTGGAAAGAAGAGATTATCTGTGGATTATAGCAACAGAGGTTTCCAGGTAGATAATGATGCTAATGGTGACTTAATATTTCCTCATATTGATTTCATTACCATGTTGCCAAAGGAAGAACTTGGAGAAAGGGAAGTCTATTTGGCAATACTAGCTGGAATGTACTCCAAGACAGTTGTACCGATCTACATTAAAGTGAGACCACAGACTCTTGAGGAACATAGCAATCCTGGAAAACAAGTCAGTACCTGTCCATTTTGCCTTGGTACCTTTGTGACcacagaaaaatatgaaatacatttaaagGAAAGACATCATGTCATGCCAACTGTACATACATTTTTAAAGACTCCTGCTTTCAAGTGCATCCATTGCTGTGGGGTATATACTGGAAAAATGACATTAACTGCAATCACTGTCCATTTGTTACGATGCAGGAGTGCTCCCAAAGTTAGTAGTTCAGATCTTCAGATCCAGCCTGATCTTAGTGAAAAAGAACTGCCATTAGTGAACGGCGAAATACATGATTCTGTTTTTCCTGTCAAGAGAAAACTTCCCGATCTCTGTTCTGGGGCAGAGGACCAAAGGGATAAAGAAGAACCTCTTATCATAGATAATGACAtcacttctgtttctgaaaaagCAGTGAATGTGCcttctaaaaaacaaaagaatgaaagcaGGACTGAAGGTCCACTAATAAATGATGATGCTCTTCATATTCTAGCACTAAATCCCCAGAAGTATGAAGACCGTTCATATGAGGAgaaaaaacagttccttaaaGATTATTTTCATAAGAGGCCATATCCTAGCAAAAAAGAGATAGAACTGTTATcatcccttctctgggtgtggaaaATTGATGTTGCATCCTTTTTTGGGAAAAGAAGATATACCTGCCTAAGagcaataaaaaattacaaaccTTCTGTGCTTTTGGGCTTTGATATGTCAGAACTGAAAAATGTTAAGCACAGATTACACTTTGAGTGTGAAACACAAACCTTATAA